The following are from one region of the Streptomyces tuirus genome:
- a CDS encoding IclR family transcriptional regulator, with product MTAETSQTLDRGLRVLKLLADTDHGLTVTELSVRLGVNRTVVYRLLATLEQHALIRRDLGGRARVGLGVLRLGRQVHPLVREAAMPALRSLAEDIGATAHLTLVDGADALAVAVVEPTWTDYHVAYRAGFRHPLDRGAAGKAILAARQHPTTDPGYMLTHGELEAGAWGAAAPLLGVTGVEGSVGVVMLAEAVPERVGPRVVDAAREVAEALR from the coding sequence GTGACCGCGGAGACCTCTCAGACGCTCGACCGGGGACTGCGTGTCCTCAAGCTGCTCGCCGACACGGACCACGGGCTGACCGTGACCGAACTGTCCGTCCGGCTGGGCGTGAACCGAACCGTCGTGTACCGGTTGCTCGCCACGCTGGAGCAGCATGCCCTCATACGCCGTGACCTCGGCGGACGTGCCCGCGTCGGGCTCGGGGTGCTGAGGCTGGGACGGCAGGTCCACCCGCTCGTACGGGAGGCCGCGATGCCGGCGCTGCGGTCACTGGCCGAGGACATCGGCGCGACGGCGCACCTGACCCTGGTCGACGGGGCGGACGCGCTGGCCGTGGCCGTCGTGGAGCCGACCTGGACGGACTATCACGTCGCCTACCGCGCCGGGTTCCGGCATCCCCTGGACCGGGGCGCCGCCGGCAAGGCGATCCTCGCGGCCCGGCAGCACCCGACGACCGACCCGGGCTACATGCTGACGCACGGCGAGCTGGAGGCGGGCGCCTGGGGAGCGGCGGCGCCGCTGCTGGGCGTGACGGGCGTCGAGGGCAGCGTCGGTGTGGTGATGCTGGCCGAGGCGGTACCGGAACGGGTGGGCCCACGGGTCGTCGACGCGGCCCGCGAGGTCGCGGAGGCGCTGCGCTGA